Proteins encoded within one genomic window of Thunnus maccoyii chromosome 22, fThuMac1.1, whole genome shotgun sequence:
- the stim2b gene encoding stromal interaction molecule 2 isoform X5 has protein sequence MKQQQTNKHSNLHREDQHITVEELWRSWKTCEVHNWTTEDTVQWLKESVELPQYERNFRDFRVTGNTLPRIAANEPLFMSMQLKILDQRHKQKLNLKALDAVLFGPPLRPQHNWMKDFILMISIVIGVGGCWFAYVQNKSSKVHISQMMKDLESLQHAEQSLFDMQSRLDKAQEENRTVAVEKQNLEQKMRDEITGAKKEAHRLRELREGAECELSRLKYAEEELVQVRKALKRAEKEMQSEQSVPEALQKWLQLTHEVEVQYYNIKKQSAEFQLCVAKDEAEKIKKKRGSVFGTLHVAHSSSLDEVDHKILEAKKALSEVTACLRERLHRWQQIEKLCGFPVVNNSGLPSLTASLYSDHSWVVMPRVSVPPYPIAGGVDDLDEDTPPIIPQFTTATLIRPSLTRSSSLCRSRRSLLSSPQSSLMSPDPDLLSMASSSLSYRPEADDEHIMFSSDRRGYVAVAGTPRNGFTVWTHREPAQEGGSDTDSLSSSIGRKQLHNPCTPGSETPYRKISREELLLFSQTPELPASTASTTHTSSSSSSSLRESTPPPMPPTPATTPSGPPSTSPSPALEHHPFAHRGSPDLTRIIPESQSATFSQGNVTSATGKGMYNGILEKSYSFGQLPASMLPNVGRYPSLTSLDSEGRSLGREHKLQSTSSQDSSDNGEKIKRSSSKIKSLFKKKK, from the exons ATGAAGCAGCAGCAAACCAACAAGCACAGCAACCTGCACCGCGAAGACCAGCACATCACTGTGGAGGAGCTGTGGAGGAGCTGGAAGACCTGTGAAG TCCACAACTGGACCACCGAGGACACGGTGCAGTGGCTGAAGGAGTCGGTGGAGCTGCCTCAGTATGAGAGGAACTTCCGGGACTTCCGGGTCACAGGGAACACATTACCACG AATAGCGGCAAATGAGCCGTTGTTTATGTCGATGCAGCTAAAGATATTAGACCAACGACataaacaaaaactaaaccTAAAGGCACTAGATGCAGTGCTTTTTGGCCCCCCTCTCC GTCCACAGCATAACTGGATGAAAGACTTCATCCTAATGATTTCCATAGTGATTGGTGTCGGGGGCTGCTGGTTTGCCTATGTGCAGAACAAGTCCAGCAAGGTGCACATCTCTCAGATGATGAAGGATCTGGAGAGCCTGCAACATGCTGAACAGAGCCTCTTCGACATGCAGAGCCG GCTGGATAAGGCACAGGAGGAGAACCGGACGGTGGCTGTGGAGAAGCAGAACCTCGAGCAGAAGATGAGGGACGAGATCACCGGAGCCAAAAAAGAGGCTCACAGGCTTCGAGAGCTGCGAGAGGGCGCCGAATGTGAGCTCAGCCGACTCAAATATGCTGAGGAGGAGCTAGTACAG GTGCGAAAGGCTCTGAAGCgagcagagaaagagatgcAGTCAGAGCAGTCGGTGCCTGAAGCTCTCCAAAAGTGGCTCCAGCTCACGCATGAGGTGGAAGTTCAGTACTACAATATCAAGAAACAGAGCGCTGAGTTTCAGCTCTGCGTCGCCAAGGACGAG gcagagaaaataaaaaagaagagaggtTCTGTTTTTGGAACTCTTCATGTAGCCCACAGTTCATCACTGGATGAGGTGGACCACAAGATACTAGAGGCCaa gaaagcCCTCTCAGAGGTAACAGCATGCCTGAGGGAGCGACTGCACCGCTGGCAACAGATTGAGAAGCTTTGCGGCTTCCCTGTTGTCAACAACTCGGGGCTGCCGAGCCTGACGGCCAGCCTCTACTCAGACCACAGCTGGGTGGTGATGCCGCGAGTCTCGGTGCCTCCCTACCCTATCGCAGGAGGAGTGGATGACTTGGACGAGGATACGCCTCCCATCATTCCACAGTTCACAA CAGCCACGTTGATCCGGCCCTCGCTGACAcgcagcagcagcttgtgtcGTTCCCGACGGAGCCTGCTGAGCTCCCCGCAGTCCTCGCTGATGTCTCCAGACCCCGACCTGCTGTCCATGGCCAGCTCGTCCCTCTCCTATCGCCCCGAGGCAGACGACGAACATATCATGTTCAGCTCGGATAGGAGGGGGTATGTAGCGGTGGCCGGAACGCCGCGGAATGGTTTTACAGTTTGGACTCACAG gGAACCGGCTCAGGAGGGCGGCTCCGACACAGactctctcagctcctccattgGCCGCAAGCAGCTGCACAACCCCTGCACGCCAGGCTCAGAGACGCCCTACCGCAAGATCTCCcgtgaggagctgctgctgttcagcCAGACTCCCGAGCTCCCTGCCTCCACCGCCTCCACCACccacaccagcagcagcagcagcagcagtctcagGGAATCCACGCCTCCTCCCATGCCTCCCACTCCGGCCACCACTCCCTCCGGCCCACCCTCCACCTCGCCGTCCCCGGCCTTGGAGCACCACCCTTTTGCACACAGAGGCTCGCCCGACCTCACCCGCATCATACCGGAGTCCCAGAGCGCGACCTTCTCGCAAGGGAACGTCACCTCTGCGACGGGGAAGGGCATGTACAACGGTATCCTGGAGAAGTCCTACAGCTTCGGCCAGCTGCCCGCGAGCATGCTGCCCAATGTGGGGCGTTACCCGTCTCTTACCTCTCTGGACTCGGAAGGCCGGAGTTTGGGAAGGGAACACAAGCTCCAGAGCACCTCCTCCCAGGACTCCAGCGAcaatggagagaaaatcaagCGCTCCTcctctaaaattaaaagcttatttaagaagaaaaaataa